The Microvirga lotononidis nucleotide sequence CGGCCGGCAGGGGTGCGAGGGCCGGCTTCTCGATCGTCTCGAACAACTGGCGCCGGCTGACGCCGAGCCGGCGCATGGGTACGCTGTTCATCCGCTCGACGGCCTCGGCGATCGCGGCATTGGCCTCCTGGAGCGAGAAGAAGGTGCGGTGGCGCAGGCGACCGAGAATGTAGGATTGGGCGAAGCGCACCCCGGCCTCGACTTTGGCTTTGTCCTTCGGCCGGCGCGGTCGGGCTGGCAAAATGCCGACCGCGTAATGGGCCGCCATCTTGCCGTAGCTGCGGTTGATCTCGGGATCGTAGAACGAGGCCTTGTGGACGCCGCTCTTCAGGTTGTCCGGCACGACGAGCTTGGTCACGCCACCCTGGAACCGGAACATGCGCACATGCGCCTCGATCCAATCCGGCAGGGTCTGGGTCCAGGTGGCTTCGGCATAGGTCAGGTTGGAGGCGCCGAGCACCGCGACGAAGATCTCGGCCTGGCGGATCTCGCCGGTGAGTGGATCGACGATCGGCAGCTTCTTGCCCGAGTAATCCACGAACACCTTGTCGCCGGCGACGTGATGCTGACGCATGGTCGGCGTCAGGCGGCGCTCGAAGGAGCGGACCAGGTCGCAGAAACGCGAATAGCCGTAGCCGTCCGGATGGTCTGCCCGGTACTCCTCATGCAGGATGGCGATGCTGACGCCGGGCCGCTTGAGTTCCTGGACCAGGTGAGCCCAATCCGGCTCCGGCCGGCGGCGCGTTCCGACCCGGGTGCCCGCCCGGGCGAACAGCTTCTCCTCCAGGGCCGCGTCGGTCAGGTCCTCCGGCAGGGGCCAGGCCAGCCCGGCCGCCTTGGCCCGCTGGATGGCATCGCGCACGGTCGAGCGCGCCGCACCGACAATCCGGCCGATCTCGCGATCGCTGGTTTGGCTGGCGTGGAGCCGCAGCACTTGCCGCATCTGTCGCATGGTCATCTCTCTGTTTGCTGGCATCGCGTCCTCTCTGGTGGAGAGGTCGCAATGCCCCAATCGGATGACCCGGTGCAGCAGGGTTCTTCAGACCGATCCCTGGACGGGATCAAATCGGAAGGAGGGACGGCTTCAAGTCGGAAGGGTGGACGGGATCAAATCGGAACCGGGGACGACTTCAAGTCGGTACACATGGACGGATTGCGTCGGTATCCGCAAAGCGCGCCGCGGCGCTCGCCTCCAGGCCCGCGATGGGCCGGCGCAGAGTGGAGGTCGTCGCCACGCCGAGAATGAAGTCGACGCCGTTGGCGCGGCACCAATCGATCACCAGCGGGCCGCAGTAATGGCTGTCGGCCCGGATCAGGATGCGGGTGCTGGGCCAGTGAGCGCGGATCGCCCGGATGAGCCGGCGCAGGTGAGCTCGGATCTCGCTGCCCTTGGGTCGCTTGGCCGGGCGCAGCACGGCCGTGACGAAACGGCCTTCACCATCGAACACCACCATGGGCTGGAAGCCGTATTCGTCGTAGTGGCCATTGAACAGGCGCAGTTGCTGATCGCCATGGACGGCATCGAAGGTGTCGTCGAGATCGAGCACGATCTGCTTCGGGGCGTGTCGGAACGAGGCGCAGTACAGCTCGACCAGGGCTCGCCCCATGCGCACCAGAGCGCGAGCATCGGGCATGTTCTCCAGGCGCGAGAGGGTCGGCTGGGAGGCGAGATGGCGATCGGATGGCAGCACGTCCTGCGCCATCTTGAAGATCGGGTCGGAGCGCAGGCTGATGGCATCGTTGCCGTCCGCGTAGCCTGCGGCAATCATCAACAGGCGGAAGCGGATCAGATCGGGCAGGCGATGAACGACCTGATCCTGCGATCGCGGGTCATCGATGCACGCGGCGAGCCGCTCGGCCACCCTGAGCTGCTGGTCCACCTCGCGCAGGGCGAGAACGCCGGCGTCGGAGGACAGCATACCACCGTCGAACCGAGCCACAACGGGTTAAGAGCCTGAGCGGCTGAAAGAGAGGTTTCGCGCGGAGGCCAGGGCCGCGATTGCCGTCCTCGATCAGCATGACAGGGAGGCTGCGCCTTCAGGTCAGCTCGACCGCTCGCGCCGCGCGGCGCTGGGTTCAATTGAACCATCGCCGCCGATTCCACGGAACCGCAACACGCTCAAAGGGCGGGTCTCGAAGCGTCAGCAAGGGCCTCCTTCGCGTCCAATTGTATTGGAGTCATGGATGAGTGCTATCCAAACAGTGAATTTTACTACTTCCACTGCCACATTTAGAAAGCGTTGAATTGGAGTGGAGGCGAGTCCTGCAGGATCCGACGCCGCCAACCCGACCGGCGGTTTGGTTGATCGATGACGAGATTGTCGTGGTCGACACGCAGAAGCTGGATTTGACGCGGCAAGAGGAGGTCCAGCAATTTCTGTCACAAATAAAAAACGCTTGCGGTCGTAGTGGCGGCAGCGAAGGTGGCCAGTATCCTAGCAAATGACACTGCGCCTGCCGACTTCATCTATCAGAACCTGATGGTCAAGGCCAACGTGAACAAAGTGTCATTTAGATCTGGCGTTGAAAAGCTTCTCTTCCTCGGATCGAGTTTCATCTATCCGAAATTCGGTTCGGGCAGCAGAAGAAATTAGAATGCGCATCTCTTAAGTTTTGGCTGTGTGCCACAGTAGTCGGGCGGGCCAGTATACATTTTTGCTAGTTCGCCTCGCCTGGGTGTTGGCATCCGCCGTTTTTGCGGTGCCAGGTGCGTACAAGCGTGAACTCAAACCGTACGCTGGGGTGATGATCGGGCGGATGTCGCCATGATCCAACTCAGATCAAGAAGGTGGCATGCGAATGGTGGGAATGCTCGAGTGAAGGTCTGACTCTCTGCATGAGCGGTGAAATGTCAGCAGTTCCGATTCGGTGGTGAGTCAATGATCTCATAGATCCTTCTTGAACGGCGGCGCTTCGGACGCAGAAGCTTCGCGTGCACGAGTGGGCAAGTGATCGAAAGCAATTGTCAGACGAAACGCAGGCGAGCGCTCGAGAGACAAGCTGTTGGTTTCAGCTGGGGAGCGCCCATTCGACCTCTGCCTTTAAAGGAGATGTCATGTTGAACCGCATTATGAACGATCGGCCGGGAATGGTCCTTGATCTATGTCTCATGACCTCTGCCGTTTCATCTGCGCTCACGGCCGTCTACCTCTGCTCTCAACTGCCATAAGCAGGCCTAGTAGCATGCCAGCATGTCGTCACGGACCGCCAGATAGGGTGGAACGGAGGTATGAGATCAAGGCCAAGGCGCAGGTCCGGTCTAGGTTCGCACTCGACGGCAAGCTGTCCGATGCCGACGGATGGAGACGTCAATGACGCAATTCCGATTATCCTCTGGAGGGCACCCTCGCACGAGGGGTTGCGATACCGGCTCGTTCAAGCGCACCATTCCTCGTGCTTGTGTTCAGCTCACCGCCGTGCGGGATCTGGCCAGCGGTGTGAAAACGGCCACGTTATTGAGACGGCTTGGGTGATCTTGAACTGTGCCAGAGCCTAGCCGGTTGTCCGGCCCTATCCATGACCGCCGATCTTTCAACTGCACCCAAGCCGTCTCAGTAGTACGGTTTGGATCGGTCGAGGTGAGGCTAAGCGAGCTGACTCAGATACAAGACGCGGTGCCTCGGTTTCCACCATTCTGGCTGGAGGTTTACTTCCTTGCCACCGGTACAATTCTCGATAGCTACGGCTACTTCACTCTTGATGAGCCCGCGCTGGCTGCTGCTGCCGATCTCATCTGCGAGGCCAAGCGGATCGCT carries:
- a CDS encoding NAD-dependent epimerase/dehydratase family protein is translated as MASILANDTAPADFIYQNLMVKANVNKVSFRSGVEKLLFLGSSFIYPKFGSGSRRN
- the istA gene encoding IS21 family transposase, which translates into the protein MRQMRQVLRLHASQTSDREIGRIVGAARSTVRDAIQRAKAAGLAWPLPEDLTDAALEEKLFARAGTRVGTRRRPEPDWAHLVQELKRPGVSIAILHEEYRADHPDGYGYSRFCDLVRSFERRLTPTMRQHHVAGDKVFVDYSGKKLPIVDPLTGEIRQAEIFVAVLGASNLTYAEATWTQTLPDWIEAHVRMFRFQGGVTKLVVPDNLKSGVHKASFYDPEINRSYGKMAAHYAVGILPARPRRPKDKAKVEAGVRFAQSYILGRLRHRTFFSLQEANAAIAEAVERMNSVPMRRLGVSRRQLFETIEKPALAPLPAEDYVFAQWQFARVGLDYHIEVEGFFYSVPFGLIGQQVEVRVTQRTIEAFHKGGRVAAHARRYAGRAHGTQAEHMPSSHRRYAAWSPERFRSWAASIGPNTEGLIAAILSARRHPEQGFRTCIGVLQHMRGIPQERVEAVAAKALAIQALTYKSIVSLLDTYRERAPAADTPVLTHPNVRGPGYFH